The following proteins come from a genomic window of Micromonospora echinofusca:
- a CDS encoding ABC transporter permease: MAQSARERARPRLPRVPALAVLAHHLVGYRRTWRAGLFSSFLLPVLTVLGFGVGVGAYVDQGIDRVSYLDWIVPGLIASTALQTAVNESTWPVFGNFQWVKTYFAQSAAPLRVGDILGGHLAFVVFRVVTTVAAFLLVTALLGALRSPWALVALPVTALLGLAVAAPTFAYASVISVDSWLAMLLRFAVIPMTLFAGVFFPVESLPLALRWLAYATPLWHGVDLCRAAALGVAPQWSVVGHLLYLAAWAVGGWLLARHAFRRRLVV; this comes from the coding sequence GTGGCGCAGTCGGCGCGGGAACGGGCGCGCCCGAGGTTGCCGCGGGTGCCGGCGCTGGCGGTGCTGGCGCACCATCTCGTCGGCTACCGGCGCACCTGGCGGGCCGGGCTGTTCTCGTCGTTCCTGCTACCGGTGCTGACCGTCCTCGGCTTCGGCGTCGGCGTCGGCGCCTACGTCGACCAGGGCATCGACAGGGTGAGCTACCTCGACTGGATCGTGCCCGGCCTGATCGCGTCGACGGCGTTGCAGACGGCCGTCAACGAGTCGACGTGGCCCGTGTTCGGCAACTTCCAGTGGGTCAAGACCTACTTCGCGCAGAGCGCGGCGCCGCTGCGGGTGGGCGACATCCTCGGCGGGCACCTGGCCTTCGTGGTGTTCCGGGTGGTCACCACCGTCGCGGCGTTCCTGCTGGTGACGGCCCTGCTCGGGGCGCTGCGCTCGCCGTGGGCGCTCGTCGCGCTGCCGGTGACGGCGCTGCTCGGGCTGGCGGTCGCCGCGCCGACCTTCGCGTACGCGTCGGTGATCTCCGTCGACAGTTGGCTCGCGATGCTGCTCCGCTTCGCGGTGATCCCGATGACGCTCTTCGCCGGCGTGTTCTTCCCCGTCGAGTCGCTGCCCCTGGCGCTGCGCTGGTTGGCGTACGCGACTCCGCTCTGGCACGGCGTCGACCTGTGCCGGGCGGCGGCGCTCGGCGTCGCCCCGCAGTGGTCGGTCGTCGGCCACCTGCTCTACCTCGCGGCCTGGGCGGTCGGCGGCTGGCTGCTGGCCCGGCACGCGTTCCGTCGCAGGCTGGTCGTCTAG
- a CDS encoding TRAP transporter permease encodes MRSSGESAPQPSTVGTGSTPDGGPVPLPPEAGDRVDPDGPAPDPRELAAQFEDEKPGRELSGPIGVLVTGTTLAIALLALWQVFNPLPQGSKFYLIIFLAGVLPMVFLAYPADLRLPRRLRRTGATAPGDAVPAERPGRRGPTLPDWVLAGAALVACLYPVLPVGLGSGGGGYDAFLDRQGLLVGLDVAMGTVVLLLLLEACRRTTGWILPAVCVVFLAYGYYGGLLPQSWQVAHAGLDFGQIVDGLYNSDSGFYGTPLDVAATYIVLFTIYGAVLDLSGAGRFFVELSAAAFRRSRTAAGRTAVASGFLLGTVSGSGAATTVSIGAVTWPVLRRAGYPPERAGGMLAAAGVGAILSPPTLGAAAFIIAEYLGVSYLQVLGWATVPTVLYYLGILLSVEIDARRSGVRPVVIETTSAGRLLARFGYHFLSLFAIVGLLAVGFSATKAVVLATILAAVLSFLDRRHRLTPARLLAALSAGVRGVLAVSAVCAAAGIITATTTKTGLGPQAAALLIDNARAVSSEPAVVLALTALFAAVALTLLGLAVPVTASFVIGWVIIGPALLDLGVTAPAAAMFVFYFAVLSEASPPTALAAVAAAAVTGGRLVPTMWQTLRYALPAYLIPLAFVVTPTGLGLLGIGGAQRIAVAATVAALSVAVLAVAAGGWLPGVGPAGTPERILGALAGLTLLWLEPVPVAIGAVLAAVMVAGVLVRRGSAGRNGGPSAVPTVNHGEERQ; translated from the coding sequence GTGCGTTCATCCGGCGAGTCCGCCCCGCAGCCGTCCACCGTGGGCACCGGGTCCACCCCGGACGGCGGTCCGGTCCCGTTGCCGCCCGAGGCGGGCGATCGGGTCGATCCCGACGGCCCGGCACCCGATCCGCGGGAACTCGCCGCGCAGTTCGAGGACGAGAAGCCCGGGCGGGAACTCTCCGGACCGATCGGCGTACTGGTCACCGGAACGACATTGGCGATCGCGCTGCTCGCCCTCTGGCAGGTGTTCAATCCGCTGCCGCAGGGGAGCAAGTTCTATCTGATCATCTTCCTGGCCGGCGTCCTGCCGATGGTCTTCCTGGCGTACCCCGCGGATCTGCGGCTGCCCCGGCGGCTGCGCCGCACCGGCGCGACCGCCCCGGGCGACGCGGTCCCGGCGGAGCGCCCCGGGCGCCGGGGCCCCACCCTGCCGGACTGGGTCCTGGCCGGCGCGGCGCTGGTCGCCTGCCTCTACCCGGTGCTGCCCGTCGGCCTGGGCTCCGGCGGCGGCGGGTACGACGCCTTCCTCGACCGGCAGGGCCTGCTGGTCGGCCTGGACGTGGCGATGGGCACCGTCGTGCTGCTCCTGCTGCTGGAGGCGTGCCGGCGCACCACCGGCTGGATCCTGCCGGCCGTCTGCGTGGTCTTCCTCGCCTACGGCTACTACGGCGGGCTGCTGCCCCAGTCCTGGCAGGTGGCCCACGCGGGCCTCGACTTCGGGCAGATCGTCGACGGCCTCTACAACTCCGACAGCGGCTTCTACGGCACCCCGCTCGACGTCGCGGCGACGTACATCGTGCTGTTCACCATCTACGGCGCGGTGCTGGACCTCTCGGGGGCCGGCCGGTTCTTCGTGGAGCTCTCCGCCGCCGCCTTCCGGCGCTCGCGGACGGCGGCCGGGCGCACCGCCGTCGCCTCCGGCTTCCTGCTCGGCACCGTCTCGGGCTCCGGCGCGGCGACCACCGTCAGCATCGGCGCGGTCACCTGGCCCGTCCTGCGGCGGGCCGGCTACCCGCCGGAGCGGGCGGGCGGCATGCTCGCCGCGGCCGGCGTCGGGGCGATCCTCTCCCCGCCCACCCTCGGCGCGGCGGCCTTCATCATCGCCGAGTACCTGGGCGTGTCCTACCTCCAGGTGCTCGGCTGGGCGACCGTCCCCACCGTGCTCTACTACCTCGGCATCCTCCTCTCGGTCGAGATCGACGCCCGGCGTTCGGGCGTGCGACCGGTGGTGATCGAGACGACCTCCGCCGGCCGGCTGCTGGCCCGCTTCGGCTACCACTTCCTCTCGCTCTTCGCGATCGTCGGGCTGCTCGCCGTCGGCTTCTCCGCCACGAAGGCCGTGGTGCTGGCCACCATCCTGGCCGCCGTGCTGTCCTTCCTCGACCGTCGGCACCGGCTCACCCCGGCCCGCCTGCTCGCCGCGCTGAGCGCCGGGGTGCGCGGGGTGCTCGCGGTCAGCGCGGTCTGCGCCGCCGCGGGCATCATCACCGCCACCACCACCAAGACCGGCCTCGGCCCCCAGGCTGCGGCGCTGCTCATCGACAACGCCCGGGCCGTCAGCTCCGAGCCGGCCGTGGTGCTGGCGCTCACCGCACTGTTCGCCGCCGTCGCCCTCACCCTGCTCGGGCTGGCCGTGCCGGTCACCGCGTCGTTCGTGATCGGCTGGGTGATCATCGGCCCGGCCCTGCTGGACCTGGGCGTCACCGCTCCCGCCGCCGCCATGTTCGTCTTCTACTTCGCGGTCCTGTCCGAGGCGTCCCCGCCGACCGCGCTCGCCGCGGTCGCCGCCGCCGCGGTGACCGGCGGCCGGCTGGTGCCCACCATGTGGCAGACCCTGCGGTACGCCCTGCCGGCCTACCTCATCCCGCTCGCCTTCGTGGTCACCCCGACCGGCCTCGGGCTGCTCGGCATCGGGGGCGCGCAGCGGATCGCCGTCGCCGCGACGGTCGCCGCCCTCAGCGTCGCGGTGCTGGCGGTGGCGGCGGGTGGCTGGCTGCCCGGCGTCGGCCCCGCCGGTACGCCGGAGCGGATCCTCGGCGCGCTCGCCGGGCTGACGCTGCTCTGGCTCGAACCCGTGCCCGTCGCGATCGGCGCCGTACTGGCGGCCGTCATGGTGGCGGGTGTGCTCGTCAGACGCGGATCCGCCGGCCGGAACGGCGGGCCGTCAGCAGTACCAACGGTGAACCATGGGGAGGAAAGACAGTGA
- a CDS encoding ABC transporter permease yields the protein MVGLVLPRLVAVSAASRRSVSVAERNVAALKAVYWLLLVSGFVEPLLYLLSIGVGVGRLVGDLTLPGGEVVTYAAFVAPAMLASSAMSGALSETTFNFFGKMKQMKLYDGVIATPVQPFEIALGELLWAMLRGSAYSAAFLVVMVVMDLTTAARALVAFPAAVLVGFAFGALGMAITTFMRSWHDFDLMSAAQFTLFLFSGTFVPAESYPAALRWAVEVTPLYRAVHLIRGVSVGAAGWEWVLDVLYLLVAVALGLLIASRRMGRLLYG from the coding sequence GTGGTCGGTCTCGTCCTGCCCAGGCTGGTCGCCGTCTCCGCCGCGTCCCGCCGCTCGGTCTCCGTGGCCGAGCGCAACGTCGCGGCCCTGAAGGCCGTCTACTGGCTGCTGCTCGTCTCCGGGTTCGTGGAGCCGCTGCTCTACCTGCTCTCCATCGGTGTCGGGGTCGGCAGGCTGGTCGGCGACCTCACCCTGCCGGGCGGCGAGGTCGTCACCTACGCGGCGTTCGTCGCGCCGGCCATGCTCGCGTCGTCGGCCATGTCCGGCGCGCTGTCGGAGACGACCTTCAACTTCTTCGGCAAGATGAAGCAGATGAAGCTGTACGACGGGGTGATCGCCACCCCGGTGCAGCCGTTCGAGATCGCGCTGGGGGAGCTGCTCTGGGCGATGCTGCGCGGCAGCGCATACTCGGCCGCCTTCCTGGTGGTGATGGTGGTGATGGACCTGACCACCGCCGCTCGGGCGCTGGTCGCCTTCCCGGCGGCCGTGCTGGTCGGCTTCGCGTTCGGCGCGCTGGGCATGGCGATCACCACCTTCATGCGCAGCTGGCACGACTTCGACCTGATGTCGGCGGCCCAGTTCACCCTCTTCCTCTTCTCCGGCACGTTCGTCCCCGCCGAGTCCTACCCGGCCGCGCTGCGCTGGGCGGTCGAGGTGACGCCGCTCTACCGCGCGGTGCACCTGATCCGCGGCGTCTCGGTGGGCGCGGCCGGCTGGGAGTGGGTGCTCGACGTACTCTACCTGCTCGTGGCGGTGGCCCTCGGGCTGCTGATCGCCTCGCGGCGGATGGGCAGGTTGCTCTACGGCTAG
- a CDS encoding YihY/virulence factor BrkB family protein, which yields MADRRTGHPDRGSDARTERDRPGRGPVGPDEGPDSPAELPGAGWKAALRRTAREFQDDSLTDWAAALTYYGVLSIFPGLLVLVSILGLLGPRATQGVKDTVNQAVPQGEIRQIVEGAIDQAQQSGGFAGFAAILGLLAAFWSASGYVAAFMRASNTIYDVPEGRPIWKTLPIRVGVTAVIGVMLLASAVIVVFTGGLAEQVGEAIGLGSTAVTVWNIAKWPVLLLLVSLMFAILYWASPNARHGGFRWVSPGGVLAVVIWLVISGLFALYVSNFGSYNKTYGALAGVIIFLIWLWLSNIAILLGAEFDAELERSRAIEAGHSPEKEPYVELRDDRKLKKKRNAANRS from the coding sequence ATGGCCGACCGCCGGACGGGCCACCCCGACCGGGGGTCCGACGCGCGTACCGAGCGAGACCGCCCGGGGCGCGGCCCGGTCGGGCCCGACGAGGGTCCCGACAGCCCGGCCGAGCTGCCGGGCGCCGGGTGGAAGGCCGCGCTGCGTCGCACCGCACGGGAGTTCCAGGACGACAGTCTGACCGACTGGGCGGCGGCCCTGACGTACTACGGCGTACTCTCCATCTTCCCCGGCCTGTTGGTGCTGGTGTCGATCCTCGGCCTGCTCGGTCCGCGGGCGACGCAGGGCGTCAAGGACACCGTCAACCAGGCGGTCCCGCAGGGCGAGATCCGGCAGATCGTCGAGGGGGCGATCGACCAGGCGCAGCAGAGCGGCGGTTTCGCCGGTTTCGCCGCGATCCTGGGTCTGCTGGCCGCCTTCTGGTCGGCGTCGGGTTACGTCGCCGCGTTCATGCGCGCCTCCAACACCATCTACGACGTGCCGGAGGGGCGCCCGATCTGGAAGACCCTGCCGATCCGCGTCGGGGTGACCGCGGTGATCGGTGTGATGCTGCTGGCCAGCGCCGTGATCGTGGTCTTCACCGGCGGCCTCGCCGAGCAGGTGGGGGAGGCGATCGGGCTGGGCTCGACGGCGGTGACCGTGTGGAACATCGCCAAGTGGCCGGTGCTGCTGCTCCTGGTGAGCCTGATGTTCGCGATCCTCTACTGGGCGTCGCCGAACGCGCGACACGGTGGCTTCCGCTGGGTCAGCCCCGGTGGCGTACTGGCCGTGGTGATCTGGCTGGTGATCTCGGGCCTGTTCGCGCTCTACGTCAGCAACTTCGGCTCGTACAACAAGACGTACGGGGCGCTCGCCGGTGTGATCATCTTCCTGATCTGGCTGTGGCTGAGCAACATCGCGATCCTGCTCGGCGCGGAGTTCGACGCCGAGTTGGAGCGCAGCCGCGCCATCGAGGCGGGCCACTCGCCGGAGAAGGAGCCGTACGTCGAGCTGCGCGACGACCGCAAGCTCAAGAAGAAGCGCAACGCCGCCAACCGCAGCTGA
- a CDS encoding sugar ABC transporter ATP-binding protein → MVLRLTDVVKTFPGVRALDGVQLEVRAGEVHCLLGQNGAGKSTLIKVLAGVHRPDSGLVEWRGSPVTFANPQAAMRAGIATIYQELDLVEDLSVAENAFLGHEPRRLGFVRRGTMARRTRQILGRLGHAEIPPGRMVRALPAAGKQIVSMARALSHEARLIIMDEPSAVLAHDEVGNLFRIIRELTAQGIAVIYISHRLEEIREIGDRVTVLKDGRTTAANLPARDTPTRDLVSRMTGRTIEYVFPDRPAGAADGAQLLTVEGLTRAGEFADVSLDVRAGEIVGIAGLVGSGRSELLETIYGARRAEAGSVRMAGRALRPGSVGAAVRSGMGMAPEERKSQALLLGEPIYRNVTLATFARYARAGFTDAGRERAEADRIAESLELRPRDVRRPVRTLSGGNQQKVVVGRWLLGDTRLLLLDEPTRGVDVGARAELYQVIRGLAARGVGVLLVSSEVPEVLGLADRVLVMREGRVVHEAPARELDENTVLDLVMAGSLMEGAPA, encoded by the coding sequence GTGGTGCTGCGCCTCACCGACGTGGTCAAGACCTTCCCGGGCGTACGCGCCCTGGACGGGGTGCAGCTGGAGGTGCGCGCCGGCGAGGTGCACTGCCTGCTCGGTCAGAACGGCGCCGGCAAGTCCACCCTGATCAAGGTGCTGGCCGGGGTGCACCGGCCCGACTCGGGGCTCGTCGAATGGCGGGGCAGCCCGGTCACCTTCGCCAACCCGCAGGCCGCCATGCGCGCCGGCATCGCCACGATCTACCAGGAACTCGACCTGGTCGAGGACCTCTCGGTGGCGGAGAACGCCTTCCTCGGCCACGAGCCGCGCCGGCTCGGCTTCGTCCGGCGGGGCACCATGGCCCGGCGTACCCGGCAGATCCTCGGTCGGCTCGGCCACGCCGAGATCCCGCCCGGGCGGATGGTGCGCGCGCTGCCCGCCGCCGGCAAGCAGATCGTCAGCATGGCCCGCGCGCTCTCCCACGAGGCCCGGCTGATCATCATGGACGAGCCGAGCGCCGTGCTGGCCCACGACGAGGTGGGCAACCTGTTCCGGATCATCCGGGAGCTGACCGCGCAGGGCATCGCCGTCATCTACATCTCGCACCGGCTGGAGGAGATCCGCGAGATCGGCGACCGGGTCACCGTACTCAAGGACGGCCGGACCACCGCGGCGAACCTGCCGGCCCGCGACACCCCGACCCGCGACCTGGTCAGCCGGATGACGGGCCGCACCATCGAGTACGTCTTCCCGGACCGCCCGGCCGGCGCGGCCGACGGCGCGCAGCTGCTCACGGTCGAAGGGCTGACCCGGGCCGGCGAGTTCGCCGACGTCTCGCTCGACGTCCGGGCCGGCGAGATCGTCGGCATCGCCGGGCTGGTCGGCTCGGGCCGTTCCGAGCTGCTGGAGACCATCTACGGCGCGCGCCGCGCCGAGGCCGGCTCGGTGCGGATGGCCGGCCGGGCGCTGCGCCCCGGCAGCGTCGGCGCGGCGGTGCGCTCCGGCATGGGGATGGCCCCCGAGGAACGCAAGAGCCAGGCGCTGCTGCTGGGCGAGCCGATCTACCGCAACGTGACCCTGGCGACCTTCGCCCGCTACGCCCGCGCCGGGTTCACCGACGCGGGGCGGGAACGGGCGGAGGCGGACCGGATCGCCGAGAGCCTGGAGCTGCGCCCCCGCGACGTACGCCGGCCGGTGCGCACCCTCTCGGGCGGCAACCAGCAGAAGGTGGTGGTCGGCCGCTGGCTGCTCGGCGACACCCGGCTGCTGCTGCTCGACGAGCCGACCCGGGGCGTCGACGTCGGCGCGCGGGCGGAGCTCTACCAGGTGATCCGGGGGCTGGCCGCGCGCGGCGTCGGGGTGCTGCTGGTCTCCAGCGAGGTCCCCGAGGTGCTCGGCCTGGCCGACCGGGTGCTGGTGATGCGGGAGGGGCGGGTCGTCCACGAGGCCCCGGCCCGCGAACTCGATGAGAACACCGTGCTCGACCTCGTCATGGCGGGGTCCCTGATGGAAGGCGCGCCGGCATGA
- a CDS encoding ROK family protein, which translates to MRTVDPLHVRLLRLLRDEGAVSRAELGDRLQMPRPRLLAELERLVGLGYVAEAGLAASRGGRRSTLVELSPRLRFAAVDLGASSIDVEVVNGRLEPVAAYAEAADIRTGPKVILQRVNELLHKARVDGAYERLDAVGIGVPGPVSFRDGVPVSPPIMPGWDRFPVRELLTREHGCPAVVDNDVNIMAIGERHGGVAHSVDDFLFVKIGTGIGCGIYLSGEVYRGTDGCAGDIGHIQVDAHGPMCSCGNVGCLEALFSGAALAKDATAAARSGASPALAERLAARGAVTALDVAGGAIEGDVTCIRLIRDGGRRVGGVLAGLVSFTNPSMIVIGGGLAQLGHILLAEIRSVVYRRSLPLATGNLPVVLSELGPRAGVAGAAVLASDVAFGEAS; encoded by the coding sequence GTGCGGACGGTCGACCCCCTGCACGTACGGCTGCTGCGCCTGCTCCGTGACGAGGGTGCGGTGTCCCGGGCCGAGCTGGGCGACCGGCTTCAGATGCCCCGTCCCCGGTTGCTGGCGGAGCTGGAACGGCTCGTCGGCCTCGGCTACGTGGCCGAGGCGGGGCTGGCTGCCTCCCGGGGCGGCCGCCGCTCCACCCTCGTCGAGCTGAGCCCGCGCCTGCGCTTCGCCGCCGTCGACCTCGGCGCCAGCTCCATCGACGTCGAGGTGGTCAACGGTCGGCTGGAGCCGGTCGCCGCGTACGCCGAGGCGGCCGACATCCGCACCGGCCCGAAGGTGATCCTCCAGCGGGTCAACGAGCTGCTGCACAAGGCCCGGGTGGACGGCGCCTACGAGCGGCTCGACGCCGTCGGCATCGGCGTGCCCGGCCCGGTCAGCTTCCGCGACGGCGTGCCGGTCTCCCCGCCGATCATGCCGGGGTGGGACCGGTTCCCGGTGCGCGAGCTGCTCACCCGTGAGCACGGCTGCCCGGCGGTCGTCGACAACGACGTCAACATCATGGCGATCGGGGAGCGGCACGGCGGGGTCGCGCACTCCGTGGACGACTTCCTCTTCGTGAAGATCGGCACCGGAATAGGGTGCGGGATCTACCTCAGCGGCGAGGTCTACCGGGGCACCGACGGCTGTGCCGGCGACATCGGCCACATCCAGGTCGACGCGCACGGCCCGATGTGCTCCTGCGGCAACGTCGGCTGCCTCGAAGCGCTGTTCAGCGGGGCCGCGCTGGCCAAGGACGCGACCGCCGCCGCGCGCAGCGGCGCCTCGCCCGCGCTGGCCGAACGGCTGGCCGCGCGCGGCGCGGTGACCGCCCTGGACGTCGCCGGGGGTGCGATCGAGGGGGACGTGACCTGCATCCGGCTGATCCGCGACGGGGGTCGGCGGGTCGGTGGGGTCCTGGCCGGGCTGGTCAGCTTCACCAACCCGTCGATGATCGTGATCGGTGGCGGGCTCGCCCAGCTCGGGCACATCCTCCTCGCCGAGATCCGCAGCGTGGTCTACCGCCGGTCGCTGCCGCTGGCCACCGGCAACCTGCCCGTCGTGCTGTCCGAACTCGGCCCACGCGCCGGCGTGGCCGGCGCGGCCGTGCTCGCCAGCGACGTCGCCTTCGGGGAGGCATCGTGA
- a CDS encoding ABC transporter permease encodes MTEGPTPTVAPQPAAHLPAQSPPVHPAQTGAAGDKVAAPGRISWWRGDGGEGARRNLGLIGVLVVLVVIGALTRSDLYSNPDWVWDNVLSILKLAAVVGVVTVGMTFVIIGGGIDLSVGAIVALAGVWCTTVATQSYGAGGMVFSALTVGLAVGLVNGLLISYGRLVPFIATLAMLVAARGLAAEISDKQTQVSENGFINGLASNSLLGIPLLVYILAAVVAAGWVLLNRTTFGRRTVAVGGNPEAARLAGINVRRHTVLLYALSGLCCGIAAIMLTAQANSAQAAMANLYELDAIAAAIIGGTLLSGGRGTIIGSLLGVVIFATITNLFAINGLSTEAQNMVKGGIIVAAVLVQQVQFRSLTQFLGRNRLTTT; translated from the coding sequence ATGACCGAGGGTCCTACTCCCACCGTGGCGCCGCAGCCGGCGGCACACCTGCCGGCGCAGTCGCCGCCGGTGCATCCCGCACAGACCGGGGCGGCCGGCGACAAGGTGGCGGCACCGGGCCGGATCTCCTGGTGGCGGGGCGACGGCGGCGAGGGCGCCCGCCGCAACCTCGGCCTGATCGGGGTGCTGGTCGTGCTCGTCGTGATCGGCGCCCTCACCCGCTCCGACCTGTACTCGAACCCGGACTGGGTGTGGGACAACGTCCTGAGCATCCTCAAGCTGGCGGCCGTGGTCGGCGTGGTCACCGTGGGCATGACCTTCGTGATCATCGGCGGGGGCATCGACCTCTCCGTCGGCGCGATCGTCGCGCTGGCCGGCGTCTGGTGCACCACGGTGGCCACCCAGAGCTACGGCGCCGGCGGCATGGTCTTCAGCGCGCTCACCGTCGGGCTGGCGGTCGGCCTGGTCAACGGGCTGCTCATCTCGTACGGCCGGCTGGTGCCGTTCATCGCCACGCTCGCCATGCTGGTGGCCGCCCGGGGCCTGGCCGCCGAGATCTCCGACAAGCAGACCCAGGTGTCGGAGAACGGCTTCATCAACGGGCTCGCCAGCAACAGCCTGCTCGGCATCCCGCTGCTGGTCTACATCCTCGCCGCCGTGGTGGCCGCCGGCTGGGTGCTGCTCAACCGCACCACCTTCGGCCGGCGTACGGTCGCCGTCGGCGGCAACCCGGAGGCCGCCCGGCTCGCCGGCATCAACGTCCGGCGGCACACCGTGCTGCTCTACGCGCTCTCCGGCCTCTGCTGCGGGATCGCCGCCATCATGCTCACCGCCCAGGCCAACTCGGCGCAGGCGGCGATGGCGAACCTCTACGAGCTGGACGCGATCGCCGCCGCGATCATCGGCGGCACGCTGCTCAGCGGCGGGCGGGGCACCATCATCGGCTCCCTGCTCGGGGTGGTCATCTTCGCCACCATCACCAACCTCTTCGCCATCAACGGCCTCTCCACCGAGGCCCAGAACATGGTCAAGGGCGGCATCATCGTCGCCGCCGTCCTGGTCCAGCAGGTCCAGTTCCGCAGCCTCACCCAGTTCCTGGGCCGCAACCGGCTCACCACCACCTGA
- a CDS encoding TAXI family TRAP transporter solute-binding subunit — MRRINVRLAAGVGALALVAAGTAGCGGRQDGATKDDAASEVTCKVTDSTRVGIATGNATGVYYVVGNALASQLSGATEGKLTGTAAETGASVQNVEQLVAGQYDVAFSLFDTAVNAVQGKGSFTSPQPVEALARIYDNYTQVVVRADSGINSVADMKGKKISTGSPKSGTEVIANRLMEAAGLDPAKDVQAQRLDLTKSVEGVKDGSVDGLFWSGGVPTGGLTDLFTTAGDKVKFIDITPLLPKMTELNPAYQAGTIGADIYKTAADTPTIVVPNVLLVRKDLNANVACAITRTVFDKKDALAQANPAAKGISLDNARKTDPVPLHRGADKALQDLGTR, encoded by the coding sequence GTGAGACGGATCAACGTGCGGCTCGCCGCGGGGGTTGGCGCCCTGGCCCTCGTCGCGGCGGGCACCGCCGGTTGCGGTGGCCGTCAGGACGGCGCGACCAAGGACGACGCCGCCAGTGAGGTCACCTGCAAGGTCACCGACAGCACCCGCGTCGGCATCGCCACCGGCAACGCCACCGGCGTCTACTACGTGGTCGGCAACGCGCTGGCCAGTCAGCTCTCCGGGGCGACCGAGGGCAAGCTGACCGGCACCGCCGCCGAGACCGGCGCCTCGGTGCAGAACGTCGAGCAGCTCGTCGCCGGCCAGTACGACGTCGCCTTCTCGCTGTTCGACACGGCGGTCAACGCGGTGCAGGGCAAGGGCAGCTTCACGTCCCCGCAGCCGGTCGAGGCGCTCGCCCGGATCTACGACAACTACACGCAGGTCGTCGTCCGGGCCGACTCGGGGATCAACTCGGTCGCCGACATGAAGGGCAAGAAGATCTCCACCGGCTCCCCCAAGTCCGGCACCGAGGTCATCGCCAACCGGCTGATGGAGGCCGCCGGCCTCGACCCCGCCAAGGACGTCCAGGCGCAGCGGCTCGACCTCACCAAGAGCGTCGAGGGGGTCAAGGACGGCAGCGTCGACGGGCTCTTCTGGTCGGGCGGGGTGCCCACGGGCGGCCTGACCGACCTGTTCACCACCGCCGGGGACAAGGTGAAGTTCATCGACATCACCCCGCTGCTGCCCAAGATGACCGAGCTCAACCCGGCGTACCAGGCCGGCACCATCGGCGCGGACATCTACAAGACCGCCGCGGACACCCCGACCATCGTGGTGCCGAACGTGCTGCTGGTCCGCAAGGACCTCAACGCGAACGTGGCCTGCGCGATCACCCGGACGGTGTTCGACAAGAAGGACGCCCTGGCGCAGGCGAACCCGGCCGCCAAGGGCATCAGCCTGGACAACGCCCGCAAGACCGACCCCGTACCGCTGCACCGCGGCGCGGACAAGGCGTTGCAGGACCTCGGCACACGCTGA
- a CDS encoding ABC transporter ATP-binding protein yields MTTAPPLIQARALVKRFGDFTAVDGIDVEVRAGEAFGFLGPNGAGKSSTMRMIGCTSPPSGGELRILGKDPVRDGPAIRARLGVCPQLDNLDPELTVQENLTTYARYFGISRRVVRARAAELLDFVQLTERADSKVEPLSGGMKRRLTIARALVNEPEIVLLDEPTTGLDPQARHLVWERLFRLKQQGVTLVLTTHYMDEAEQLCDRLVVMDGGRIVAEGSPRALIDRHSTREVVELRFAAESQEAFAGKLDGLGERVEVLPDRILLYVPDGDAAVAEVGERGLHPANVLVRRSSLEDVFLHLTGRTLVD; encoded by the coding sequence ATGACGACGGCTCCACCACTCATCCAGGCGCGGGCGCTGGTGAAGCGGTTCGGCGACTTCACCGCCGTCGACGGCATCGACGTCGAGGTGCGGGCCGGCGAGGCGTTCGGCTTCCTCGGGCCCAATGGCGCCGGCAAGTCCTCGACCATGCGGATGATCGGGTGCACGTCCCCACCCAGCGGCGGCGAGCTGCGCATCCTCGGCAAGGATCCGGTGCGCGACGGGCCGGCGATCCGGGCCCGCCTCGGCGTCTGCCCCCAGCTCGACAACCTCGATCCCGAGCTGACCGTCCAGGAGAACCTCACCACCTACGCGCGCTACTTCGGCATCTCCCGCCGGGTGGTCCGGGCGCGGGCCGCCGAGCTGCTCGACTTCGTCCAGCTCACCGAGCGGGCCGACAGCAAGGTCGAGCCCCTCTCCGGCGGCATGAAGCGGCGCCTGACCATCGCCCGCGCGCTCGTCAACGAGCCCGAGATCGTCCTGCTCGACGAGCCGACGACGGGCCTCGACCCGCAGGCCCGGCACCTGGTCTGGGAGCGGCTGTTCCGGCTCAAGCAGCAGGGCGTCACGCTTGTCCTCACCACGCACTACATGGACGAGGCGGAGCAGCTCTGCGACCGCCTGGTCGTCATGGACGGCGGGCGGATCGTCGCCGAGGGCTCCCCCCGGGCGCTCATCGACAGGCACTCCACCCGGGAGGTGGTCGAGCTGCGGTTCGCCGCCGAGTCCCAGGAGGCGTTCGCCGGCAAGCTCGACGGCCTGGGCGAGCGCGTCGAGGTGCTGCCCGACCGGATCCTGCTCTACGTGCCCGACGGAGACGCGGCCGTCGCCGAGGTCGGCGAGCGGGGGCTGCACCCGGCCAACGTACTGGTCCGGCGCAGCAGCCTGGAGGACGTCTTCCTCCACCTCACCGGCCGCACCCTGGTCGACTGA